In Lepidochelys kempii isolate rLepKem1 chromosome 10, rLepKem1.hap2, whole genome shotgun sequence, a single window of DNA contains:
- the CCNB2 gene encoding G2/mitotic-specific cyclin-B2 isoform X3 codes for MTGLNNKAKSQVTNKRAALEEIGNRVTTRGTHAAKKTESFKVPVKTTKGATKPANVTAQPKPPAAVNLTLKEETVPKILSPTPMDVSMKEEDLCQAFSDVLLNNIEDIDADDWENPQLCSDYVKDIYLYLRQLELQQSVRPHYLNGKEINGRMRAILVDWLVQVHSRFQLLQETLYMCVAIMDRFLQIHPVSRKKLQLAGVTALLLASKYEEIFSPDIADFVYITDNAYSSSQIREMEMMILKELNFDLGRPLPLHFLRRASKAGEADAEQHTLAKYLMELTLIDYDMIHHHPSEIAAAALCLSQKVLGQGKWGVKQQYYTGYAEDSLMLIMQHMAKNVVRVNENLTKYTAIRNKYASSKLMRISTVPQLNSKTIKDLASSLLG; via the exons ATGACAGGACTTAACAACAAAGCCAAAAGTCAAGTGACTAACAAAAGGGCTGCTTTGGAAGAGATTGGAAATAGAGTTACAACCAGAGGAACACATGCAGCCAAG AAAACAGAGAGCTTCAAAGTACCTGTAAAAACTACAAAAGGAGCTACTAAACCAGCAAATGTAACTGCACAACCTAAACCTCCAGCTGCAGTAAATTTAACTCTCAAAGAAGAGACTGTTCCAAAG ATTCTGTCTCCAACCCCCATGGATGTATCCATGAAAGAAGAGGACCTGTGCCAAGCTTTCTCTGATGTGCTGCTTAACAACATAGAGGATATTGATGCTGATGATTGGGAAAACCCTCAACTCTGTAGTGACTATGTAAAAGATATTTATCTGTATCTGAGGCAGCTTGAG CTGCAGCAATCAGTACGTCCACACTACCTCAATGGGAAGGAGATCAATGGGCGTATGCGTGCAATTCTAGTTGATTGGCTGGTTCAGGTCCACTCAAGATTTCAGCTCTTGCAGGAAACACTATATATGTGTGTTGCAATTATGGACCGCTTCTTACAA ATTCACCCAGTATCCCGTAAGAAGCTTCAGCTGGCTGGTGTTACAGCATTGCTTCTTGCCTCAAAGTATGAGGAGATATTCTCTCCTGATATTGCGGATTTTGTTTACATCACTGACAATGCATACTCTAGCTCTCAGATCAGAGAGATGGAAATGATGATTCTTAAGGAGCTGAACTTTGACTTGGGACGCCCTCTGCCACTTCACTTCTTAAGGAGAGCATCAAAAGCTGGTGAG GCTGATGCTGAGCAACATACACTAGCAAAGTACCTGATGGAGCTGACACTCATAGACTATGATATGATACATCATCATCCTTCAGAGATAGCAGCTGCTGCCTTATGTTTGTCTCAGAAGGTTCTGGGGCAAGGCAAATGG GGTGTAAAGCAGCAGTACTACACTGGGTATGCAGAAGACAGTCTTATGCTAATTATGCAACATATGGCCAAGAATGTAGTAAGAGTAAATGAGAACTTAACAAAATACACT GCCATAAGGAACAAGTATGCAAGCAGCAAACTCATGAGGATCAGCACAGTTCCTCAACTGAACTCCAAAACAATCAAAGACCTTGCTTCATCTCTCTTGGGATAA
- the CCNB2 gene encoding G2/mitotic-specific cyclin-B2 isoform X1 has product MEALILECYLCYMITRGVENAMTGLNNKAKSQVTNKRAALEEIGNRVTTRGTHAAKKTESFKVPVKTTKGATKPANVTAQPKPPAAVNLTLKEETVPKILSPTPMDVSMKEEDLCQAFSDVLLNNIEDIDADDWENPQLCSDYVKDIYLYLRQLELQQSVRPHYLNGKEINGRMRAILVDWLVQVHSRFQLLQETLYMCVAIMDRFLQIHPVSRKKLQLAGVTALLLASKYEEIFSPDIADFVYITDNAYSSSQIREMEMMILKELNFDLGRPLPLHFLRRASKAGEADAEQHTLAKYLMELTLIDYDMIHHHPSEIAAAALCLSQKVLGQGKWGVKQQYYTGYAEDSLMLIMQHMAKNVVRVNENLTKYTAIRNKYASSKLMRISTVPQLNSKTIKDLASSLLG; this is encoded by the exons ATGGAAGCATTGATCCTAGAGTGCTATCTCTGCTATATG attACTAGAGGGGTGGAGAATGCTATGACAGGACTTAACAACAAAGCCAAAAGTCAAGTGACTAACAAAAGGGCTGCTTTGGAAGAGATTGGAAATAGAGTTACAACCAGAGGAACACATGCAGCCAAG AAAACAGAGAGCTTCAAAGTACCTGTAAAAACTACAAAAGGAGCTACTAAACCAGCAAATGTAACTGCACAACCTAAACCTCCAGCTGCAGTAAATTTAACTCTCAAAGAAGAGACTGTTCCAAAG ATTCTGTCTCCAACCCCCATGGATGTATCCATGAAAGAAGAGGACCTGTGCCAAGCTTTCTCTGATGTGCTGCTTAACAACATAGAGGATATTGATGCTGATGATTGGGAAAACCCTCAACTCTGTAGTGACTATGTAAAAGATATTTATCTGTATCTGAGGCAGCTTGAG CTGCAGCAATCAGTACGTCCACACTACCTCAATGGGAAGGAGATCAATGGGCGTATGCGTGCAATTCTAGTTGATTGGCTGGTTCAGGTCCACTCAAGATTTCAGCTCTTGCAGGAAACACTATATATGTGTGTTGCAATTATGGACCGCTTCTTACAA ATTCACCCAGTATCCCGTAAGAAGCTTCAGCTGGCTGGTGTTACAGCATTGCTTCTTGCCTCAAAGTATGAGGAGATATTCTCTCCTGATATTGCGGATTTTGTTTACATCACTGACAATGCATACTCTAGCTCTCAGATCAGAGAGATGGAAATGATGATTCTTAAGGAGCTGAACTTTGACTTGGGACGCCCTCTGCCACTTCACTTCTTAAGGAGAGCATCAAAAGCTGGTGAG GCTGATGCTGAGCAACATACACTAGCAAAGTACCTGATGGAGCTGACACTCATAGACTATGATATGATACATCATCATCCTTCAGAGATAGCAGCTGCTGCCTTATGTTTGTCTCAGAAGGTTCTGGGGCAAGGCAAATGG GGTGTAAAGCAGCAGTACTACACTGGGTATGCAGAAGACAGTCTTATGCTAATTATGCAACATATGGCCAAGAATGTAGTAAGAGTAAATGAGAACTTAACAAAATACACT GCCATAAGGAACAAGTATGCAAGCAGCAAACTCATGAGGATCAGCACAGTTCCTCAACTGAACTCCAAAACAATCAAAGACCTTGCTTCATCTCTCTTGGGATAA
- the CCNB2 gene encoding G2/mitotic-specific cyclin-B2 isoform X4, whose product MEALILECYLCYMITRGVENAMTGLNNKAKSQVTNKRAALEEIGNRVTTRGTHAAKKTESFKVPVKTTKGATKPANVTAQPKPPAAVNLTLKEETVPKLQQSVRPHYLNGKEINGRMRAILVDWLVQVHSRFQLLQETLYMCVAIMDRFLQIHPVSRKKLQLAGVTALLLASKYEEIFSPDIADFVYITDNAYSSSQIREMEMMILKELNFDLGRPLPLHFLRRASKAGEADAEQHTLAKYLMELTLIDYDMIHHHPSEIAAAALCLSQKVLGQGKWGVKQQYYTGYAEDSLMLIMQHMAKNVVRVNENLTKYTAIRNKYASSKLMRISTVPQLNSKTIKDLASSLLG is encoded by the exons ATGGAAGCATTGATCCTAGAGTGCTATCTCTGCTATATG attACTAGAGGGGTGGAGAATGCTATGACAGGACTTAACAACAAAGCCAAAAGTCAAGTGACTAACAAAAGGGCTGCTTTGGAAGAGATTGGAAATAGAGTTACAACCAGAGGAACACATGCAGCCAAG AAAACAGAGAGCTTCAAAGTACCTGTAAAAACTACAAAAGGAGCTACTAAACCAGCAAATGTAACTGCACAACCTAAACCTCCAGCTGCAGTAAATTTAACTCTCAAAGAAGAGACTGTTCCAAAG CTGCAGCAATCAGTACGTCCACACTACCTCAATGGGAAGGAGATCAATGGGCGTATGCGTGCAATTCTAGTTGATTGGCTGGTTCAGGTCCACTCAAGATTTCAGCTCTTGCAGGAAACACTATATATGTGTGTTGCAATTATGGACCGCTTCTTACAA ATTCACCCAGTATCCCGTAAGAAGCTTCAGCTGGCTGGTGTTACAGCATTGCTTCTTGCCTCAAAGTATGAGGAGATATTCTCTCCTGATATTGCGGATTTTGTTTACATCACTGACAATGCATACTCTAGCTCTCAGATCAGAGAGATGGAAATGATGATTCTTAAGGAGCTGAACTTTGACTTGGGACGCCCTCTGCCACTTCACTTCTTAAGGAGAGCATCAAAAGCTGGTGAG GCTGATGCTGAGCAACATACACTAGCAAAGTACCTGATGGAGCTGACACTCATAGACTATGATATGATACATCATCATCCTTCAGAGATAGCAGCTGCTGCCTTATGTTTGTCTCAGAAGGTTCTGGGGCAAGGCAAATGG GGTGTAAAGCAGCAGTACTACACTGGGTATGCAGAAGACAGTCTTATGCTAATTATGCAACATATGGCCAAGAATGTAGTAAGAGTAAATGAGAACTTAACAAAATACACT GCCATAAGGAACAAGTATGCAAGCAGCAAACTCATGAGGATCAGCACAGTTCCTCAACTGAACTCCAAAACAATCAAAGACCTTGCTTCATCTCTCTTGGGATAA
- the CCNB2 gene encoding G2/mitotic-specific cyclin-B2 isoform X2 — protein MALVRRAAITRGVENAMTGLNNKAKSQVTNKRAALEEIGNRVTTRGTHAAKKTESFKVPVKTTKGATKPANVTAQPKPPAAVNLTLKEETVPKILSPTPMDVSMKEEDLCQAFSDVLLNNIEDIDADDWENPQLCSDYVKDIYLYLRQLELQQSVRPHYLNGKEINGRMRAILVDWLVQVHSRFQLLQETLYMCVAIMDRFLQIHPVSRKKLQLAGVTALLLASKYEEIFSPDIADFVYITDNAYSSSQIREMEMMILKELNFDLGRPLPLHFLRRASKAGEADAEQHTLAKYLMELTLIDYDMIHHHPSEIAAAALCLSQKVLGQGKWGVKQQYYTGYAEDSLMLIMQHMAKNVVRVNENLTKYTAIRNKYASSKLMRISTVPQLNSKTIKDLASSLLG, from the exons ATGGCGCTGGTCCGGCgcgctgcg attACTAGAGGGGTGGAGAATGCTATGACAGGACTTAACAACAAAGCCAAAAGTCAAGTGACTAACAAAAGGGCTGCTTTGGAAGAGATTGGAAATAGAGTTACAACCAGAGGAACACATGCAGCCAAG AAAACAGAGAGCTTCAAAGTACCTGTAAAAACTACAAAAGGAGCTACTAAACCAGCAAATGTAACTGCACAACCTAAACCTCCAGCTGCAGTAAATTTAACTCTCAAAGAAGAGACTGTTCCAAAG ATTCTGTCTCCAACCCCCATGGATGTATCCATGAAAGAAGAGGACCTGTGCCAAGCTTTCTCTGATGTGCTGCTTAACAACATAGAGGATATTGATGCTGATGATTGGGAAAACCCTCAACTCTGTAGTGACTATGTAAAAGATATTTATCTGTATCTGAGGCAGCTTGAG CTGCAGCAATCAGTACGTCCACACTACCTCAATGGGAAGGAGATCAATGGGCGTATGCGTGCAATTCTAGTTGATTGGCTGGTTCAGGTCCACTCAAGATTTCAGCTCTTGCAGGAAACACTATATATGTGTGTTGCAATTATGGACCGCTTCTTACAA ATTCACCCAGTATCCCGTAAGAAGCTTCAGCTGGCTGGTGTTACAGCATTGCTTCTTGCCTCAAAGTATGAGGAGATATTCTCTCCTGATATTGCGGATTTTGTTTACATCACTGACAATGCATACTCTAGCTCTCAGATCAGAGAGATGGAAATGATGATTCTTAAGGAGCTGAACTTTGACTTGGGACGCCCTCTGCCACTTCACTTCTTAAGGAGAGCATCAAAAGCTGGTGAG GCTGATGCTGAGCAACATACACTAGCAAAGTACCTGATGGAGCTGACACTCATAGACTATGATATGATACATCATCATCCTTCAGAGATAGCAGCTGCTGCCTTATGTTTGTCTCAGAAGGTTCTGGGGCAAGGCAAATGG GGTGTAAAGCAGCAGTACTACACTGGGTATGCAGAAGACAGTCTTATGCTAATTATGCAACATATGGCCAAGAATGTAGTAAGAGTAAATGAGAACTTAACAAAATACACT GCCATAAGGAACAAGTATGCAAGCAGCAAACTCATGAGGATCAGCACAGTTCCTCAACTGAACTCCAAAACAATCAAAGACCTTGCTTCATCTCTCTTGGGATAA